The Limnospira fusiformis SAG 85.79 genomic interval GATACCGGAATGTCACGGCTGGGGACTTGGTGGGAACAAGCCCTAGAATTTGTGCAACTGGTGCGGGGATTACCTAATTTGGAGATTTCTGGCATATATTCCCACTTCGCCACCGCTGATATTCGCGATCGCACCATTATGGATCAGCAACATTGGCGCTTTCAACAGGTCTTAGCCCAAATTCAGGAACATACAACCCTCTTCTCTATCCCTACCGTCAAACCCTGTTTACATCTAGCCAACTCCGCCGCCACCTTAACCGACCCAGCTTTACATTATGATATGGTCAGGGTCGGCTTATCCCTTTATGGATTATATCCCGCCCCTCATTTGCGATCGGTCGTCAATCTTCAGCCCGCCATGAGTATTCGCGCCCGTGTTACCCAAATCAAAACCATTGAAGCTGGGTGCGGCGTTAGTTACGGATATAAATTTATCGCCAAACAAAAGACTCCCATTGCAGTTGTGGGTATTGGCTATGCTGACGGAGTACCCCGCCACCTGTCTAACCAGATGAAAGTCCTAATTCGCGGTCAATTCGTCCCCCAAATTGGCGCAATCACAATGGATCAGTTAATGTTAGATGTAACTGCTATTCCTGATTTACAGGTCGGAGAAGTGGTCACCCTTTTGGGAAGCGATCGCCATCATAGCATTTCCGCCGATGATTGGGCGGAACAGTTAGGCACGATTTCCTGGGAAATCCTCTGTGGATTTAAACATCGCCTTCCTCGGATTCTTATTAATTAAACCCTGAAACCACAAAACATGAGTTTTTTTAGACCATCACCGATTACCCCTGGTCCCGGACAAGAATCAGTTTGGGACTATCCCCGTCCCGCCAAATTGGAGGATACCAATAAACACCTGCGGATTATTTTTAATGGCATTACTCTCGCTGACTCCCGCAACGCTAAACGGGTTTTAGAAACTAGCCACCCCCCAACATACTACATTCCCGGCGATGAT includes:
- the alr gene encoding alanine racemase, whose protein sequence is MVSRKSEPLAQDDRTYTYEGECEHRAWVEVDRWAIANNVKQIRHLLSPETRLMAVIKADAYGHGAVSVAKIVSEIGVDDFAVATIPEGIELRRLGIQQPILVLGAVHTSDEIKAIAHWGLQPTLCTPTQALLFSETLQSIKRSLPVQLNIDTGMSRLGTWWEQALEFVQLVRGLPNLEISGIYSHFATADIRDRTIMDQQHWRFQQVLAQIQEHTTLFSIPTVKPCLHLANSAATLTDPALHYDMVRVGLSLYGLYPAPHLRSVVNLQPAMSIRARVTQIKTIEAGCGVSYGYKFIAKQKTPIAVVGIGYADGVPRHLSNQMKVLIRGQFVPQIGAITMDQLMLDVTAIPDLQVGEVVTLLGSDRHHSISADDWAEQLGTISWEILCGFKHRLPRILIN